A single region of the Salvia splendens isolate huo1 chromosome 18, SspV2, whole genome shotgun sequence genome encodes:
- the LOC121777083 gene encoding protein NAP1 gives MAKSRPNFPAQDVLSSAQGSVRSREWEGPTRWTEYLGPDAASRSNAGAEGATSQNSSSSSQKGLNMQWVYQLTHVAEGLMAKMYRLNQILDYPDLVNLIYSEAFWKAGLFPNYPKICTLLEKKFPEHHSKLQLERVDKLALDAINDSAEVHLQSMEPWIQLLLDLMAFREQSLRLILDLSSTVITLLPHQNSLILHAFMDLFCSFIRVNLFSEKIPRKMMLQTYNLLHSMARNDRDCDFYHRLIQFVDSYDPPLKGLHEDLNFVSPRIGEVLEAVGPIIFLSTDTRKLRNEGFLSPFHPRYPDILTNSAHPMRAQDLANVTSYREWVLFGYLVCPDELLRVTSIDIALVVLKENLVLTLFRDKHILLHGDYQLYVLPKILESKKMAKSGRTKQKEADLEYSVAKQVEKMISEVHEQALYSCDGIHHERRVMLKQEIGRMVLFFTDQPSLLAPNIQMVFSALAFAQSEVLWYFQHVGVASSKSKTARVVSVENDPNDPTIGFLLDGMDRLCCLVRKYIAAIRGYALSYLSSCAGRIRFLLGTPGMVALDLDATLKGLFQRIVQHLENIPKPQGENISTISCDLSELRKDWLTVLMIVTSARSSINIRHLEKATVSTGKEGLLSEGNAAYNWSRCVDELETQLTKFGGLKKLYFYHLHLTTVFRNTMFGPEGRPQHCCAWLGVASSFPECASPIAPEEVTKIGRDAVLYVESLIESIMGGLEGLINILDSDGGFGSLEMQLLPDQAANLMNLTSRLSIPSAKSPKGSYGFHLPGYESYPENNSSIKMLEAAMQRLTNLCSVLNDMEPICVLNHVFVLREYMRECILGNFKRRLLTVLKTDSDLQRPSVLESLIRRHTSIVHLAEQHVSMDLTNGIREILLAETYSGPVSSLQLFEKPVEQQTGSATEAVCNWYIENIVKDVAGAGILFAPRHRCFKSTRPVGGYFAESVTDLTELKAFVRAFGSYGVDRLDRMLKEHTAALLNCVDTTLRANRENLEAVAGSMHSGDRIETEANIKQIVDMDTMVRFCIQAGQAIAFDSLLAEASGIVLKEGAPLIHSLLTGVANHLPDEIPENKEIRRMRRVANSVNVAGDHDFAWIRLILEEVGGATDGSWSLLPYLFATFMTSNIWYTTAFNVETGGFSNNVHCLARCICAVIAGSELVRLEREYQQKHSLSNGHISESLDPEAPNYASIDASIKSTMQLFIKFSAVIILDSWSESNRSHLVAKLIFLDQICEISPHIPRSTLESHVPYTILRSIYSQCYSNSSTPFAQISGSPRHSPAMSLAHGSPSLRQPRGDSSTPLSNTHDSGYPKPSSTHGQDQYEMDSFGARSIDSKNRNVRRSGPLDYSQSHKSKFAGGSTSTSTGPSPLPRFAVSRSGPISYK, from the exons ATGGCAAAGTCTAGGCCGAATTTCCCAGCTCAAGATGTATTATCATCTGCACAAGGATCAGTGAGGTCGAGAGAATGGGAGGGTCCGACTAGGTGGACTGAGTACTTGGGTCCTGATGCAGCATCCAGGAGTAATGCTGGAGCCGAAGGAGCGACTAGTCAAAACTCAAGCAGTTCATCCCAGAAGGGTCTGAACATGCAATGGGTTTACCAGCTCACTCATGTAGCTGAAGGGCTAATGGCGAAAATGTATAGACTTAATCAGATTTTGGATTATCCTGATTTGGTTAATCTTATCTACTCTGAAGCGTTTTGGAAAGCTGGTCTGTTCCCTAACTACCCGAAGATTTGTACTTTGCTAGAGAAGAAGTTTCCTGAACATCACAGCAAACTGCAGCTCGAACGG GTTGACAAGCTTGCTTTGGATGCCATTAATGATAGTGCCGAGGTTCATTTACAGAGCATGGAGCCATGGATTCAG CTACTTCTTGACCTGATGGCATTCCGAGAACAATCTTTGCGACTTATTCTGGACCTAAGCAGTACTGTGATCACCTTGCTG CCACACCAAAACTCTCTCATACTACATGCGTTTATGGATCTCTTTTGCTCGTTTATTCGTGTTAATCTATTTTCTGAGAAG ATACCTAGGAAAATGATGCTGCAAACATACAATCTTTTGCACTCCATGGCACGGAATGATCGTGATTGTGACTTTTACCATAG ATTAATTCAATTTGTAGATTCTTATGATCCACCATTGAAGGGGTTACATGAAGATCTTAATTTTGTCAGTCCTAGAATTGGAGAG GTTTTAGAGGCTGTGGGCCCAATTATCTTTTTATCTACAGATACAAGGAAGCTGCGGAATGAGGGTTTTCTGAGTCCATTTCATCCTAGATACCCTGACATACTTACAAACTCTGCACATCCAATG AGAGCCCAGGACCTTGCAAATGTTACTTCTTATCGTGAGTGGGTGCTGTTTGGATATTTGGTTTGCCCGGATGAGCTTCTTAGAGTGACCAGCATTGACATTGCTTTG GTTGTGCTGAAGGAAAACTTAGTTCTTACACTATTCAGGGATAAA CATATATTATTGCATGGGGACTATCAGCTATATGTTTTACCAAAAATATTGGAATCGAAAAAGATGGCAAAGTCTGGACGAACGAAGCAAAAAGAAGCAGACCTAGAGTATAGTGTTGCAAAGCAGGTAGAGAAAATGATCAG TGAGGTACACGAGCAAGCCCTTTACTCCTGTGATGGCATACACCATGAAAGGAGAGTAATGTTAAAGCAGGAAATTGGAAGAATGGTCCTGTTCTTTACTGATCAACCCAGTTTATTAGCTCCTAATATCCAG ATGGTTTTTTCTGCCTTAGCTTTTGCACAGAGTGAGGTTTTATGGTACTTTCAGCATGTCGGAGTAGCGTCTTCTAAATCCAAAACAGCTCGAGTTGTGTCAGTAGAAAAT GATCCAAACGACCCAACCATTGGTTTCTTATTGGATGGGATGGACCGGCTTTGTTGTCTGGTCCGCAAGTATATTGCAG CCATTAGAGGCTATGCCTTATCATACCTATCATCCTGTGCTGGTAGAATCCGTTTCCTGCTTGGCACTCCTGGAATGGTGGCACTTGACCTAGATGCTACCTTAAAGGGACTTTTCCAAAGGATTGTTCAACATCTAGAGAACATACCAAAACCTCAGGGAGAAAACATTTCTACAATCTCATGTGATTTATCG GAGTTACGCAAAGATTGGTTAACTGTGTTGATGATTGTCACTTCTGCTCGTTCATCAATCAACATTAGACATTTAGAGAAAGCGACTGTATCCACTGGCAAAGAGGGGTTGCTGTCAGAAGGCAATGCTGCATACAATTGGTCCAG ATGTGTTGATGAGCTTGAAACTCAATTAACAAAATTTGGGGGTTTGAAGAAACTGTACTTCTACCATCTACATCTTACAACC GTTTTCCGCAACACCATGTTTGGGCCCGAGGGTCGTCCCCAACATTGCTGTGCTTGGCTTGGTGTTGCTAGCAGTTTCCCGGAATGTGCTTCACCAATTGCCCCAGAGGAG GTGACTAAAATCGGCCGTGATGCAGTTCTATATGTTGAGTCTCTTATTGAATCTATAATGGGAGGATTGGAAGGTTTAATTAATATTCTTGACTCTGATGGAGGATTTGGTTCCCTGGAGATGCAG CTTCTCCCAGACCAAGCAGCGAATCTCATGAACTTGACATCCAGATTATCCATTCCTTCAGCAAAGTCTCCGAAGGGTTCATATGGTTTTCATTTACCAGGCTATGAGAGCTATCCAGAAAATAACAGCTCCATCAAAAT GTTAGAAGCTGCAATGCAGAGGTTGACAAATCTCTGTTCTGTCCTGAATGACATGGAGCCTATATGTGTTTTAAACCATGTTTTTGTCCTCAGAGAG TATATGAGAGAATGCATCCTAGGGAACTTCAAAAGGAGATTGCTCACTGTCCTGAAAACTGATTCCGATCTTCAGAGACCATCAGTCTTAGAGTCACTAATCCGTAGACATACTTCCATAGTTCATCTAGCAGAGCAACATGTCAGCATGGACCTCACCAATGGCATTCGTGAAATTCTCCTTGCAGAGACCTACTCAGGTCCCGTTTCATCTCTACAGTTGTTTGAAAAACCCGTGGAACAGCAGACAGGCTCAGCTACTGAAGCTGTATGCAATTGGTACATAGAAAACATTGTTAAGGATGTGGCTGGTGCCGGAATCCTATTTGCACCTCGTCATCGATGCTTTAAGAGCACGAGGCCAGTTGGTGGATACTTTGCCGAGTCAGTAACCGACCTCACGGAACTGAAAGCCTTCGTTCGAGCTTTTGGGAGCTACGGAGTTGACAGGCTGGATCGGATGCTAAAAGAGCACACTGCAGCTCTCCTGAACTGCGTTGACACAACATTGCGTGCAAATCGTGAGAATCTGGAGGCAGTTGCAGGGAGTATGCATTCTGGTGATAGGATAGAAACGGAAGCGAATATTAAGCAGATAGTTGATATGGATACGATGGTTAGGTTCTGCATCCAGGCGGGGCAAGCCATTGCTTTTGATTCCCTTTTGGCTGAAGCTTCAGGTATTGTTTTAAAAGAAGGCGCTCCTCTGATTCATTCGCTGCTAACGGGTGTTGCAAATCACTTACCTGATGAAATACCGGAAAACAAGGAGATCAGGAGAATGAGAAGAGTAGCGAACTCTGTAAATGTGGCTGGTGATCACGACTTCGCATGGATCAGATTGATACTGGAAGAGGTCGGGGGTGCAACTGACGGATCATGGAGCTTGCTGCCGTATCTATTTGCAACTTTTATGACATCTAATATCTGGTATACAACTGCTTTCAACGTCGAAACCGGAGGCTTCAGCAACAACGTTCATTGTTTAGCCAG GTGCATATGTGCAGTGATCGCGGGAAGTGAACTCGTGAGGCTCGAAAGAGAGTATCAACAGAAACACTCGCTTTCAAACGGACACATCAGCGAATCCTTGGACCCTGAGGCACCAAACTACGCTTCCATTGATGCAAGCATAAAATCCACAATGCAGCTTTTCATCAAATTCTCAGCAGTAATAATTCTGGATTCTTGGAGTGAAAGCAATAG GTCCCACCTCGTGGCGAAGCTGATCTTTCTCGATCAAATCTGCGAGATCTCGCCACACATTCCACGGAGCACGTTGGAGTCACACGTGCCTTACACCATTCTTCGCTCCATCTACAGCCAATGCTACTCGAATTCTTCCACTCCCTTCGCGCAAATAAGTGGTTCGCCAAGGCATTCTCCGGCCATGTCCCTTGCTCACGGCTCCCCATCGCTGAGGCAACCCCGTGGCGATTCATCAACTCCACTATCCAACACACACGACTCGGGCTATCCCAAACCGTCGTCCACCCACGGC